A stretch of DNA from Triticum dicoccoides isolate Atlit2015 ecotype Zavitan chromosome 2A, WEW_v2.0, whole genome shotgun sequence:
CTTTCCTGAAACTAAATCTGTCGAACAAGCCCTCCGCGTTTCTGCTACCAAATTCTTTTCCGGAACTGTTCACTCGGCTATTCGGATCGTTGTGACGTGGAGGAACTCCACTGTGGCACTTATTGTGGTCCATATCACACTTCTTCTCTTGTTCTTCGAAATCATTTTTGGAGTTATGGAGGACCTGTTGAGCCTCAGATAGGAACTGTTCGGAAATAGCCTTATCAATCATCGGGTGATCGACCCTCTCCTGAGTTGAACAAGTGAACGGTTTCGCCAAATGCTCCGGCGCCTGAGGTTCGTCTTGGTCATTTGGGGAATCGGAGCATGACTGCAATGTCATGGATGCTGCAGCTGTCTCCTCCCTTTCCCTTACGGTCCTTACGATCAAAGTCCTGAGGAAATTCATCACCTGAACTGCATGCATCAGGGCGGTTAATGGATCGGCCATCTGGAAGAGAAATACCATGGGGTTAGTGTATGCTCGCGGATGTGCTTGGTCACACAGGGTTTGCTCTGCAGGTAAGAATAACAAATAGTAGTATTTCCAATAACCTGAGTCATGTTTGGAGCAAAAACCATAGCGATGTTTCGTGCATTCATCTTGTTGTAGTTTTCAAGCTCCACAACATCGGCCATTAGATTAATAGCCCAGTTAAGTAATGCTGCTTCAACTGGCGGTAGCATAGAAGCAAGGAGAGCGCACTCCTCTTCTGTGTTGCAGTGCATTACTTGCTCTGGAGTCAGCGTGTCCAATACTCCTGTTGGAAGTTCCCGAAACCATGCCTGCAAAAGAGCACGATAGGTCACGAGAGGATGTACGAGAAAAATGGTTAAATAATGTTTATCTAAATGTAGCCATTGCCCACAAATATATCTCTCATTTTCAGTTTCATGCTACTGCTCAAACTTAATGTGTATGGTTCCTTCCTGAATGTTCATCTTTAAGGCTCTAAACATGTTGGTTTTGCAGAGAAATTGCGCTCACAGCATACTGTCTGCTAGTCTTAGGTATCTCTTGAAGTTGAAAATAAAAGAGAGTTAGCGTTACAGCGGAAGTTCTCAGCACCTTTATCAACCCAGCCAGGCAATGTAAGTCAACTTCATCCGGAACCACGCCGCTGTTTAATTGGTCTCTGACGCAGATTTCTTGACCATTCTCTGCGTTAATTCTGAAGATCCCTTCAATCTAAGAACACAACAGATATAAATAAGCATTCAGAGGGCTTGAAGCTGGTATTTCAATTGCTGATTTATTAGCTTACAAAGCTGGCCATACCTTAAGTCCTTCTCGTAGATACAACTTCCTCTGCATCATCAAGAGTATCGTGGGCACACTATTTCCTCTTTGATCATATGAACATTGCAAAGAGGTTGGTGAAACGCCAAATACACTTGCACTGCACGGGAAAATATGACTAGGACAGGTTAGCAACTAGCACTAAGTAATAATTTGGAGCATCGAGTTTAAGGTCTTATGATATTTAGTTGACGCTTCATATCTAGCTTGAGGCAAACGTAGCAGAAAACATACAATCTGAGGCAACTGTTTCTTTTTAAGGGACTAGGAAGCAACGGCAGCAGTATGACAACGTTAAATAAATACTGAGCTGTATTAAATAAATACTGAAATCCTGTCCTGATTTGATGTTAACAACCTAAAAAGATGATGCGAATGGCATTAAAAATACAAAAGGTAAAAATAAACAAAAATCCCATACTATGTCAGATGCAAGTACAGCTGCTGAGATCAACCTAATCCAAAACATAAGCTAGACGAGAAGATTCCCATTGAGCTGCCCATGCCGGCCAGGTCAGACACCTAAAAAGTCCCAACTTCAAGGTCAAGCACATAACAAATCTGGGTACGAAATCCAACAAAGAGCTCAGCCGTTAGCCATGCAACAGAATCCCAAAATCAATTTATTTCGCTCATCCGCCGGTCTGTGTCCTCAGAATCGTGTTTCCACGTATCTTCAGAATCATGGCAACTGTGCCAGGAGCAGACCACTAGACCAGCCCTCACCCAAAAATGAATAAACTTCTGGGCTAAACAGTTTCCCACTCCTTGGCATGGATCGTAACCTTATAACTTATAATAGTACCATAATTCACAGAACTTCTGATTCAAAAGGCACCACTTGTCCTATTTTTAGATCCACTTGTTGACCTAATTAGTTAAACATTTTTTAACGAATTCCACTGTTCGTACCCTGTATCTTCTCTGAGTGCATAAGCATAACAAGAGAATAGCAAAACACAGCTCATTAAATCAGCATGTTTGCATCAACTACTCaggagccttcctggcaacaatagTCGTACCTAGAGTTTCATGTGCTGTTAAATTTCTTATTTTATTTACCTTTTGCACAAAGTAAATAACCGTGTTCCGCTTGAAATGAAGTAGTACTAAATAGTAAATATCCTTATCGTGCGGAAGTATCTGATTGAAAATTCCTGGTTACCCAAAAAGATATACGAATTATCCTTGTTGTGTCGAAGTCTAAAATGTCTGATCACCCAAAAAATTATACGTTGTGCTGACAAGTGCCTAAAAAAGATACACGGTCCAGAAACTAGCAAAGCATTGCGCGCGGCTTGTTTCGATCACAAATTCACGAAAACTATACTACTCAGCTGTCAGCAGTCAGCAGCAGCGCCGATAAAAGGAAATTCAGCAGCACAATCAATACTGCAACAAAGAAACAAACCAGGTACAGAGTGGGTGGCAGAGAGCTGACCTGACGCCGGGCGTGGGGCGGGGCACGTCGGGCTCGAGGTCGGCGGGGAGGCCGAGGAAGCCGCCGAAGCGGTCGAAGGTGACGTGCGCGACGTGCCGCACGTCCATGGGCCGCCCAATCTCCAtcccctcctcctcgccgccgctgtCGCTGTCGTCGTCCTCCCCCATCGCGCCGGCGCTGCACATGACCAGCGACCGCCGCAGCGCGCCGACCACCGCGCCCACCAGCCCGCCTCCCCTCCCGGCCTGCATCATCGCCGACGGCGGCGAGGCCGTCCCGTCGCTCTCCGCCTCCTCTTCGAACTCGTCCTCCTCgaactcctcctcttcctcgtcgtcttcctcctcgtcgtaGGTGCGCGACGGGGAGATCCCGAGCCCGAACCGCATCTGGAACGGCGCCATGGCGGCTcctcggcggtggcggtggccgcgcTCCGCAGCGCGGAAGGGGAGGAGGATGCGGGGAGGCGTGCGTGGGGGGCGCGACGCGGGCGGGCGGGGTGGGCGTTTGCCGGGTCACGTTTGCTGCCCAGTTTTTATAGTCCTCCCTCTGATTTTAATCCATCCGATCCGAGGGATCTAATCTGATTACCACCACCACGGCGCTCGGCTTAGCGGCTCGTGATTACGCCCACGTCGCCGGTGTTGCTGCCTGTCGTCGCTTTCGATCGTGTTTTTGCTTTGGCCTGGCACGCGATTATCTTTGGTTTGAAACGGGGCGGGACAAAGCGGAGCGGGGAAGTGGTTGGATTATGGTGGAGCATTAGTTAAGTCCCGGCGCTGGTTAGTGGGGCGGAGTGGGGAGCCGCAGGCCGGGTCGACCGCcacggtgcgtgcgtgcgtgcgtgcgtgaggGCTTTACAGCCTGGGCGGGCGGAGCAGTGGCAGTTACGGCCGCAGAGGCCGACTGAGAGCATCCACAATGTGCACTTTTGTTGCCTCTATAGCTGCCTCTAAGCCTTTAGAGGCTGCCTTTATACATTGCATGAGGTTGCCTCTAACAAAAAATCCTTGGCATCGCCTCTAAGCTAAGAGGCTGCCTCCAAGCTTTTGTTTCAATTAAAATACTCATATGTCCCTACATGTTATCCACTTTGTTGAGTCTCCCAACTGAAAAGTGATTCAGATATCAACTTGGTTATTGTTTTTATGGGACCGCTATAGAGGCTGCACTCAAATGCCATACATTGCAGCATTTTTGACTAACCTTAGAGGCAGCAATGTGGACCCCAGCTTAGAGGCAATGCTGCCTCCaaccattgtggatgcccttaccaCGTGCCCCGCGTCGTGCTCCGTCGACTGGGTCGCCAGTCACCCGCCACCACGCCCCGCGACCCGTGCGGGGCAGGCAGCGGTGGCGTGGCAGGGATCGCGCACCCCGCATGGCGCCGGTTTGGTGCCGAGCCAGAGCGTCGTGCTATGCAGCCTTCGTTCGTCGCGTGCGGTGGCGGAGGCTTACCGTACGCGGCTTGGTACAGCAGTTGGTTGGGGGAAGGGCAAGTGCAGTACGCGGCTTTCCGAGCGTGCCCGCGCAGCGCCTCCGTGAAAAGACCCTCAGTAATCGCGACGTGACAAGCCGAGCCGGGCACGTACGCTCGCCAGACCACATGGCACGTGCGGCGTATGCGGAGCGTGTACAATTATTCGGCTGGAAGAAGAGGTTTCTGTGTGTATAGTACttcctccgtcacggtttagaaggcgcgcTTAAAAAATTTCTAGGACCTAAATGGTTATCTATTGATTGTGAGATGGAttaaaaaatagcattcacactacgcatgcatatagaaatagtatatcGAAGTATTAATTAGCTATTAAAAATAAATGCAATGCGCTCTAAACCTTGTCTATTATGAAAATGCACGCAAATTTAACTGTATCTTCTAAACTGTGATGACGGAGGGAGTACTCTCCTTCGCGCGTGTTTTAATTAATCAGCCCCCACCTACGTCCCCTGCTCCAGCTCATGGCCGCTTCGCAAAGCAAGAGCGACCGGGCGGAACACGAACAGCCGATCCCGCGTACGTATCTGCTGGCTGCTGCGTGCCGTACTACGTCGCGCCAGCCGCTCCCCGACGAACACAAGAGGTGCTCTGCTACAGGGCGGGCAGACAGTGCGGTTGATCTGCATGCTTTCGTGTTTGTTGCTTTGTGTGAAAGGCGACCGTGCACGCAGGACCACGTACGTACTAACTCGTGTTCATGATCCGCTGTGGTGCAATTGTTGCGTTGCCTCGTCCCGGTCTCCTCCGGGCAGCCTCTATGCTGCGTGCACGGCGCACCAAAAGGACCACTCCACACAAGCGTCGCATAATAATTGTCGCTGGTGGATATTATGGGGCGGATGGATCAGCGCGTTCGTGTGCGTGCCGTGgtacttttttttttttgagatctcGTGCCGTGGTACTTGGCAGATCGTGACTGACGCTTGATCGTTTTGGAATTTCCAACTGTGTGTCCACGGATAGGACGATAGGGATATATGAGCAGCCGATTTCTGGAATCTGGGTTCACCGGAACCAAGTTCCCATGCAAGTATTGAAAAACTACGAAACGACAAAATCACTCACATGATTCACATGTGTGTTGATTAGAAAATTAACGTGTAAATTTCTACCATACAAGAATATGATCGGTGTTGTTGTGGTAATGGTAATTCTACCCATTGGTCTCGCCTAGTCCCACATGGCAAGTCAAGGAAGTCTAAATAAATTGTCATGATCAACAGGTGCCCCTTTGCCCTTGAGAAGAAGATTTTAAAGACAAACTTGGAAAATAAACAAGGGCAAAGGGGCACAAGTCTATAATATACTCATTTAGGGCATTTTCCATCAGCGACCCTTGAGCGCGAGCTAGTATCGGTCCGCAGGGCGGTTCACACGCGCTTTCTCCCGCAAGCCGGAGACAAATGTGTGAGGGTTTTGTGGGCAtccggacatgttgttgtctatgtatacacacatgtatttgagtttccagtcaatacaattatagcatggataataaacgattaccatgaacaaggaaatataataataacaactttattattgcctctagggcatatttttaaCATCCACGAAGATGAAGCACGAGGTGGACGCCCTTACGGCTGTGTGGCAGAGCTGCCGTGCCAGGCAGATCGAGGCCGGCTTGCCGGCCAGCTCGCCCAGATCTCTGACGACGAGGATGATCCCACGATGGCGATGGGCTCCGAGGACACAGCTTTGGCGGCAAGAAAGGGCAAAGGTGCCTAGAAGTACCATTCCGCCATTTAGCACGGGTCAGCCCGGCGGGAGAAAGCGGAAAAATTGAAACTCAAGATAGAAGGAGAGGTGGAGACGATGAAAAAAATAGATCGATTGATCAGGGCAAGAACCGAGTAAGGTGAGAAGAGGAAGTAAGGAAAAAATAGAGATGGagtagaagaagaaccaagagaagagGGCGTTAGAAAGAGATGGAGAcgcgttggctccgaattaagcaaGAGATGGAGGCTCATAGACCCCAAACTAAGAAAGATCGGGCGAGAGTTGATCGCATGGCCGAGCTGAATCGGTTCCTCGTGTTGGATCCAAACCTAATGGATCCAGTGGCGCGAGATTTTTGGGCGAAGCCTGGATTTGATCATTCATTTTACGAAACTCGAAAAAGGGGGCAGTCACACAGCAAGAACATGTGAATTGTACATGTCGCCGGCGAAATCCTTTGGTTCATGCAACTTGTCGAAAAGCATATGGGTGTTTGCTTGATGTGGTAAATGTTTAAACTTAAAGGAAATCGAACTGTTTAAATTATGGAGGCTGAAACTTGGCGATTCTGAGTTTAGGCCTTATTTGCACAACCTTCGTATCCATAAGAAGCGTGCTTCATATGACAGAATCTGTCATATGACTGGCGGCTCGGACAGAGTTGCTCTAAGAGCATGCATGGACGCATGCTCCTGTTATTCTATCATGTGCTGCATGTATTACTAACTTTTGCACGCGGAGACAAGAACTATCAGATTAACCTTGATATCGTACCTTAAAGAAAGATCGGTAGCCTCTTTCCGTTATAAAATTATTAGGTGGGTAAACAACGACAGGTAGATGGGATCGCGAGCGTTGCATGCATTTTCCAATTTTTAACCTGAAAATCGACCGTCCAACTTGTGTTACTGtcaacctcaaaaaaaaaaaacttgtgTTACCGTCACGGGCTAACATGCATGCATGCTTACTGGTAGCTTTGTTGGTGCATGtcgtcgtatgtggaggtggctTGTCGTGTCTCGTCACTTGTTTTCTGCCGCGTCTCGTCGTAtgtacatcactacaagccttgcaagcaatatagctaatgagttagttatgggatgtagcattatgaaacgagtaaagagacttgccggtaacgagattgaactaggtattgagataccgacgatcgaatttcgggcaagtaacataccgatgataaaggaaaCACCGTAtactgttatgcgatttgaccgataaagatcttcgtagaatatgtgggagccaatatgagcatccaggttccgttattggttattgaccggagacatgtctcggtcatgtctacgtagttctcgaacccgtagggtccacacgcttaatgttcggtgacgatcggtattatgagtttatgtgttttgatgtacagaaggtagttcggagtcccggttgtgataacggacatgacaaggagtctcgaaatggtcgagacataaagattgatatattggacggctatattcggacacaggaaggGTTTCGAGTGATctcgaagaaaaccggagtgccggaggggttaccggaaccccccgggagctaatgggccttgatgggtcctagtggagagagaggggctggccaGGGCAGACCGCGCGGCCCCtctccttgagtccgaataggacaaggaaggggggcggcgcccccttgcctttcccctctcccactccttcctccctcctcctagtgggactaggaaaggggaatcctactcccactaggaggaggactcctcctcttggcgcgtcctcctagggccggccggccttcccctttgctcctttatatacgggggcaggggcaccccatgaacacacaagttgatcattgatcttttaacctgttggggaacgtagcagaattttaaaattttctacgcatcaccaagatcaatctatggattcatctagcaatgagggagagaggagtgcatctacatacccttatagatcacgcgcggaagcgttcaagagaacggggttgatggagtcgtactcgacgtgatccaaatcaccgatgatcaagtgccgaacggacgacacctccgcgttcaacacacgtacggttgggaagacgtctcctccaacttgatccagcaagggggaaggagaggttgatgaagatctagcagcacgacggcgtggtggtggatgcagcaggatcccgacagggcttcgtcaagcgcaagcggggatgagaggtgttacggagggagagggaggcgccaagagcaagggtgcggctgccctccctcccccctctttatataggggccttggggggtgccggccctagggagatggatctccaagggggcggcgaccaaggggtggctcccccccccccaagccaagtggggggcgcccccacccctagggtttcccaaccctaggcgcaggggaggcccaagggggacgcaccagcccaccaggggctggttcccctcccaattaagcccatggggccctacgggataggtggccccacccggtggaccctcgggacccttccggtggtcccggtacaataccgacgacttcgaaaccttcccgatggccgaaactagactttctatatataaatctttacctccggaccattccggaactcctcatgacgtccgggatttcatccgggactccgaataactttcgggttactgcatactaatatctttacaactctagcgtcaccgaaccttaagtgtgtagaccctacgggttcgggagacatgcagacatgaccgagacgactctccggtcaataaccaacaacgggatctggatacccatgttggctcccacatgctccacgatgatctcatcggatgaaccacgatgtcgaggattcaatcaatctgtatacaattccctttgtcaatcggtacattacttgcccgagactcgatcgtcggtatcccaatacctcgttcaatctcgttaccggcaagtaactttactcgtgccgtaatgcatgatcctatgatcaaccacttggtcacattgagctcattctgatgatgcattaccgagtgggcccagagatacctctccgtcatacggagtgacaaatcccagtctcgattcgtgccaacccaacagacactttcggagatacctgtagtgtacctttatagtcacccaattacgttgtgacgtttggcacacccaaggcactcctacggtatccgggagttgcacaatctcatggtctaaggaaatgatacttgacattcggaaaagctacagcaaacgaactacacgatctttgagctatgcttaggattgggtcttgtccatcacatcattctcctaatgatgtgatcccgttatcaatgacattcaatgtccatagtcaggaaaccatgactatcttttgatcaacgagctagtcaactagaggctcactagggacgtgttgtggtctatgtattcacacatgtattacgatttccggataacacaattatagcatgaacaatagacaattatcatgaacaaagaaatataataataaccattttattattgcctctagggcatatttccaacagtctcccacttgcagtagagtcaatagtctagttacattgtgatgaatcgaacacccatgcagttctggtgttgatcatgttttgttctagggagaggtttagtcaatggatctgccacatttaggtccgtatgtactttacaaatctttatgtctccattttgaacactttcacgaatggagttgaagcgacgcttgatatgcctggtcttcctgtgaaacctgggctccttggcaagggcaatagctctagtgttgtcacagaagagagtcatcgggcccgacgcattgggtatgactcctaggtcggtaatgaattccttcacccagactgcttcttgtgctaccttcgaggccgccatgtactccgcttcacatgtagatcccgccacaacgctttgcttgcaactgcaccagcttactgccccaccattcaaaatatacacgtatccgttttgtgacttagagtcatccagatctgtgtcgaagctagcatcgacgtaaccctttacgacgagctcttcgtcacctccataaacgagaaacatatccttagtccttttcaggtacttcaggatattcttgaccgctgtccagtgttccatgccgggattactttggtaccttcctactaaacttacgacaaggtttacatcaggtctggtacacagcatagcatacatgatagaccctatggccgaggcataggggacaacactcatcttttctctatcttctgtcgtggtcgggcattgagccgtgctcaatctcgtaccttgcaatacaggtaagaaccccttctttgactgatccattttgaacttcttcaatatcttgtcaaggtacgtactttgtgaaagaccaatgaggcgtctcgatctatctctatagatcttgatgcctaatatataagcagcttctccaagggtaggcctttatgctttccaagaattctatatcatttctcatcaacagtatgtcatccacatacaatatgagaaatgctacagagctcccactcactttcttataaatgcagacttctccataagtctgcataaacccaaacgctttaatcatctcatcaaaacgaatgttccaactccgagatgcttgcaccagcccataaatcgagcattggagcttgcacaccttgtcagcatttttaggatcgacaaaaccttcaggctgcatcatatacaattctttcttaaggaaaccattaaggaatgccgttttgacgtccatttgccatatctcataatcatagaatgcggcaattgctaacatgattcagacggatttcagcttcgctacgggtgagaaattctcatcgtagtcaaccccttgaacttgtcgataacccttagcgacaagccgagctttatagatggttacgttaccat
This window harbors:
- the LOC119355998 gene encoding rho GTPase-activating protein 5-like, which encodes MAPFQMRFGLGISPSRTYDEEEDDEEEEEFEEDEFEEEAESDGTASPPSAMMQAGRGGGLVGAVVGALRRSLVMCSAGAMGEDDDSDSGGEEEGMEIGRPMDVRHVAHVTFDRFGGFLGLPADLEPDVPRPTPGVSASVFGVSPTSLQCSYDQRGNSVPTILLMMQRKLYLREGLKIEGIFRINAENGQEICVRDQLNSGVVPDEVDLHCLAGLIKAWFRELPTGVLDTLTPEQVMHCNTEEECALLASMLPPVEAALLNWAINLMADVVELENYNKMNARNIAMVFAPNMTQMADPLTALMHAVQVMNFLRTLIVRTVREREETAAASMTLQSCSDSPNDQDEPQAPEHLAKPFTCSTQERVDHPMIDKAISEQFLSEAQQVLHNSKNDFEEQEKKCDMDHNKCHSGVPPRHNDPNSRVNSSGKEFGSRNAEGLFDRFSFRKGVERLCRHPVFQLSRSMRKAPDVAVFDAPREARQAWV